The following are encoded together in the Zingiber officinale cultivar Zhangliang chromosome 8A, Zo_v1.1, whole genome shotgun sequence genome:
- the LOC122011121 gene encoding uncharacterized protein LOC122011121: protein MGSQLGMSYPYGVSPNQPPVILSNESRRATIDPSISDKESLTPSSVPATQVPPHSLQEEREVELEENESKRRFWSPDEDVVLAKSWATISTNAIIGNDQKDQTFWKRIGDYYNKHRSTGSMTRSYQRLKSHYYRVLKDYEKYTPQSVAHYSNKKARTSESGGNTSTSNPDTSVDLNDSEVRIRPIGQKAAKRKGKSKAREGDTMEHNIDKE from the exons ATGGGTAGCCAACTTGGGATGTCTTATCCTTACGGGGTTTCTCCTAATCAACCACCTGTCATACTTTCGAATGAATCTAGAAGGGCGACTATTGATCCATCTATCAGCGACAAAGAATCTCTAACGCCATCATCTGTTCCAGCAACTCAGGTGCCACCACACTCATTACAAGAAGAGCGTGAAGTTGAGCTGGAGGAAAATGAATCGAAAAGAAGATTCTGGTCTCCCGATGAAGATGTGGTCCTTGCGAAGTCATGGGCAACTATAAGCACTAATGCAATCATTGGTAATGACCAGAAGGATCAAACTTTTTGGAAACGTATTGGTGATTACTACAACAAACATCGCTCCACTGGATCTATGACGAGAAGTTATCAGCGTCTGAAATCACATTATTACAG ggttctcaaagactacgagaaataTACTCCACAATCAGTTGCTCATTACTCTAACAAGAAGGCAAGGACATCCGAGTCAGGAGGAAACACTTCAACATCAAATCCAGATACAAGTGTTGATTTAAATGACTCTGAAGTCCGCATTCGTCCGATAGGGCAAAAGGCAGCGAAGAGGAAGGGCAAATCTAAAGCCAGAGAGGGCGACACAATGGAACATAACATCGACAAAGAATGa
- the LOC122009937 gene encoding pentatricopeptide repeat-containing protein At4g01570 produces the protein MRHGSAARATFSNQAASPPASDLAHLLLAAALSSSFSQSPAATPRVDGPLPEAAALHVLRRPSLPASAKLSFFRWAISSAGYTPSRSAFSVLLRSLSHSRPPLLDPLRPLLRQALSCSPIAVDPHTFRSVLDAFLRCGRFDSAIYALADAEELVGPSAAAVLLTPSTYTSIVLALLQKSQLSLALSLLRKILRASIVPDALPCNQLLVALRKADRRDDFRSLFDELCQKGFLFDIWTYNICIHAFGSWGDLNLALGLFKELKTKEPQVLPDLCTYNSILGSLCYVGKITDALIVYQEMKEGGLGPDKFTYLTLINGCCKTYRLDEACRVFNEMEYNNVRADTALYNTLLDGLLKVRKLNEACQLFEKMVSEGIRASCYSYNILIDGLFKNGRQAAGFTLFIELKKKGQFVDAITYSIVVQHLCKEGKVEEALELVKEMEERGLMVDLVTITSLLIALHKYGTWDSPEQLTKYVRDSAVLPSVLRWKASMDSLMKGPQDKSKDYTSMFPVVANLSDIMNWINSAPSMNTDAATCDTESKDEWSLTLYLDKLADRSHSFENTSQKLTDFRGLRVEENRIDSFDIDMVNTYMPIFLAKGKLSFACKLFEIFASLGTQPVSYTYNSLLTSFIKKGYLTEAWKILQEMGDKLCPADIATYNLIIQGLGKIGKAELASAVLDQLLKKGGYLDIVMYNTFIHALGKAKRLDEANQLFKQMITSGINPDVVTFNTLIEVHAKAGKVKEAYNFLRKMLAAGCSPNHVTDTILDFLEKEIDRLRYQKASFKRDKEEADGD, from the coding sequence ATGCGCCATGGCTCGGCGGCCCGAGCCACCTTTTCCAACCAAGCCGCGTCGCCGCCGGCTTCCGACCTCGCCCACCTCCTTCTGGCTGCCGCCCTCTCCAGTTCCTTCTCACAATCGCCCGCTGCCACCCCGAGGGTCGACGGTCCCCTCCCCGAAGCAGCCGCTCTCCACGTCCTCCGCCGTCCCTCCCTCCCCGCCTCTGCCAAGCTTTCCTTCTTTCGATGGGCCATCTCCTCCGCCGGCTACACCCCCTCCCGTTCGGCATTCTCCGTCCTCCTCCGCTCTCTCTCCCACTCCCGACCGCCTCTCCTCGACCCGCTCCGTCCACTCCTCCGGCAGGCCCTCTCTTGCTCCCCCATCGCCGTCGATCCCCACACTTTCCGTTCCGTCCTCGATGCCTTCCTCCGCTGCGGCCGCTTCGATTCGGCTATTTACGCCCTCGCGGATGCCGAGGAGCTAGTTGGCCCCAGCGCAGCCGCCGTGCTTCTCACTCCCAGCACATACACCTCCATCGTTCTCGCACTGCTTCAGAAGTCGCAGCTCTCGCTCGCCCTTTCCCTGCTTCGCAAGATCCTCCGCGCATCCATCGTACCCGACGCCCTGCCCTGCAATCAGTTACTGGTCGCGCTGAGGAAGGCCGATAGGAGGGACGATTTCCGCTCACTGTTTGACGAATTGTGCCAAAAGGGttttctttttgatatttggacCTATAATATTTGCATCCATGCCTTTGGATCCTGGGGCGATTTGAATCTTGCTCTTGGCCTCTTCAAGGAGTTGAAGACGAAGGAACCCCAAGTGCTTCCCGATCTCTGTACCTACAATTCAATCTTAGGATCCCTCTGTTATGTGGGGAAGATTACTGATGCATTGATCGTCTACCAGGAGATGAAGGAAGGTGGTCTTGGACCTGATAAGTTCACTTACCTCACACTGATCAATGGTTGCTGCAAAACCTACCGTCTCGATGAAGCTTGCCGAGTGTTCAATGAAATGGAGTACAATAATGTGCGTGCTGACACTGCCCTCTACAACACCCTTCTAGATGGTCTTCTGAAGGTCCGAAAGCTAAATGAGGCATGCCAATTGTTTGAGAAAATGGTCTCTGAGGGGATCCGGGCCTCATGCTATTCCTACAACATTTTGATTGATGGATTGTTTAAAAACGGAAGACAAGCTGCTGGCTTCACTCTGTTCATTGAATTGAAGAAAAAAGGTCAATTTGTGGATGCCATCACATACAGCATTGTTGTTCAACACCTGTGTAAGGAAGGCAAGGTGGAAGAAGCACTTGAATTGGTGAAGGAGATGGAAGAAAGAGGGTTGATGGTCGATCTGGTTACAATTACATCTCTACTTATTGCTTTGCACAAATATGGGACATGGGACTCGCCAGAACAACTTACGAAGTATGTGAGGGACAGTGCTGTGTTGCCAAGTGTTCTCAGGTGGAAGGCTAGCATGGACTCCCTGATGAAAGGACCACAGGACAAGAGCAAGGACTACACCTCAATGTTTCCCGTTGTTGCCAACCTTAGTGATATTATGAATTGGATCAACTCAGCACCTAGCATGAACACCGATGCTGCCACTTGCGATACCGAGTCAAAAGATGAGTGGTCTTTGACACTCTACCTGGATAAACTTGCTGACAGATCTCATTCTTTTGAGAATACTTCTCAGAAATTAACTGACTTTAGAGGACTGAGAGTAGAAGAGAATCGAATtgattcttttgatattgatatggttaatacATATATGCCAATATTTTTAGCAAAAGGTAAGCTAAGCTTTGCTTGTAAGTTGTTTGAAATCTTTGCCTCGCTGGGAACGCAACCTGTGAGCTATACCTACAATTCTTTGTTGACTTCATTCATCAAGAAGGGATATTTGACTGAAGCATGGAAAATTCTTCAGGAGATGGGAGACAAATTATGTCCTGCTGACATTGCAACCTATAATCTAATAATCCAAGGATTGGGGAAGATAGGAAAGGCAGAGCTTGCAAGTGCAGTTCTTGATCAGCTGTTGAAGAAAGGTGGGTATCTCGACATTGTGATGTACAATACTTTCATTCATGCATTGGGAAAGGCCAAAAGACTAGATGAGGCCAATCAACTTTTCAAGCAAATGATTACTAGTGGTATCAATCCAGATGTTGTGACCTTTAATACCTTAATAGAGGTGCATGCTAAGGCTGGCAAAGTGAAGGAAGCCTATAACTTTTTGAGGAAAATGTTGGCTGCAGGATGCTCCCCAAACCACGTGACTGATACAATCTTGGATTTTCTTGAGAAGGAGATTGACAGGTTGAGATATCAAAAGGCTTCATTCAAGCGCGACAAGGAAGAGGCTGATGGTGATTGA
- the LOC122009939 gene encoding gamma-soluble NSF attachment protein-like — protein sequence MATQDPDKLMAKADNLTKLSFTRWNADWRNATVLYEQAAVGYRFKKENEKAKEAFEKASKGQEMISSPWDAAKHMESAAALAKELGHWNEVSDFYRKASELYRECGRSQPASDALGKGASALEDTNPDEAVQLYIEACEILEEDGKEQMAFDLYRAVTSINVKLERYTDAATFLLRWGVAADKCNAVNSQCKAYLSAIIVYLYMHDFQQAQKCYNDCSQVGSFLSSDQGRCTSKLLSAYEESDVEEIKRLAQSSPITHLDHVIIRIARKLPTGDLKELKKEEDKAEEQTLDENDLT from the exons ATGGCGACTCAAGATCCCGACAAGCTTATGGCCAAAGCAGACAATTT AACTAAACTCAGTTTTACAAGATGGAATGCAGACTGGAGGAATGCTACTGTGTTGTATGAGCAAGCTG CTGTTGGCTACAGATTCAAGAAAGAAAATGAGAAAGCAAAAGAAGCTTTTGAGAAGGCTTCCAAGGGACAAGAAATGATTTCCTC GCCTTGGGATGCTGCCAAACATATGGAGTCTGCTGCTGCTCTAGCAAAAGAGCTTGGTCACTGGAACGAAGTTTCAGACTTTTATAGAAAAGCATCTGAATTATACAGAGAATGTGGAAGATCACAGCCTGCATCGGATGCTCTAGGAAAGGGTGCTAG TGCTTTGGAAGATACAAACCCTGATGAAGCTGTTCAGTTGTATATTGAAGCTTGTGAAATTCTAGAGGAAGATGGGAAAGAACAAATGGCCTTCGATTTATATCGTGCGGTGACAAGCATTAATGTTAAACTCGAGAG ATATACTGATGCTGCAACGTTTCTCTTACGATGGGGTGTAGCAGCTGATAAATGCAATGCTGTTAACAGTCAATGCAAG GCTTACCTGAGTGCGATCATCGTTTACCTCTATATGCATGATTTCCAGCAAGCTCAGAAATGCTACAATGATTGCTCTCA AGTTGGTTCATTTTTAAGTAGTGACCAAGGTCGTTGCACAAGCAAGTTGTTGTCTGCATATGAAGAAAGTGACGTTGAAGAGATTAAGCGCCTTGCTCAATCAAGTCCAATTACACATCTTGATCATGTG ATCATCAGGATTGCGAGGAAATTGCCTACTGGGGATCTGAAAGAGCTCAAGAAAGAAGAGGATAAAGCAGAAGAGCAAACTTTGGATGAAAATGATCTCACATGA
- the LOC122009940 gene encoding protein tas, with the protein MGVSMFQLAPDLTVSRLCFGTMTFGEQNTLPQSFCLLDAAVDAGINFFDSAEMYPVPQRKETQGRSEEFIGRWMRARNVPRDRIVLATKVAGPSGQMTWIRGGPKSLDAKNISEAIDNSLTRLGTDYIDLYQIHWPDRYVPMFGETEYDPGQQYESVAIEEQLDALGNAVTSGKIRYIGLSNETPYGVMKFLQTSNNMFSNQKIVSVQNSYNLLCRNFDCGLAECCHHESISLLAYSPMAMGILSGKYFSPDGGPSDARMNLFRGRYSGAESRYNLSNAILRAAVAEYTSIARKNGVSPAFLAIAFVLNHPLVASAVFGATKLWQLREVHNASKIRLAAEITAEINEVHRRYKNPCP; encoded by the exons ATGGGCGTTTCCATGTTCCAGCTTGCACCTGATCTCACCGTTTCCAGGCTCTGTTTCG GAACGATGACGTTTGGGGAGCAGAACACTCTGCCACAGTCTTTTTGCCTTCTTGACGCCGCCGTTGATGCTGGTATCAACTTTTTCGACTCCGCCGAGAT GTATCCCGTGCCACAGCGCAAAGAGACTCAGGGCCGGAGCGAGGAGTTCATCGGGCGCTGGATGAGGGCGCGCAATGTACCACGCGATCGCATTGTTCTTGCCACCAAG GTAGCAGGGCCTTCTGGTCAAATGACTTGGATTCGTGGGGGCCCTAAATCCTTAGATGCTAAAAATATTTCAGAGGCTATTGATAACAG CTTAACTCGGTTGGGCACAGATTATATTGACCTTTACCAAATACATTGGCCTGATCG TTATGTTCCAATGTTTGGAGAAACTGAGTATGATCCAGGTCAACAGTATGAGTCTGTAGCTATCGAGGAACAGCTTGATGCTCTTGGAAATGCTGTTACTTCAGGCAAG ATTCGGTACATTGGGCTTAGTAATGAAACACCATATGGTGTGATGAAATTCCTCCAAACTTCTAATAATATGTTCTCCAATCAAAAAATAGTTTCTGTGCAG AACTCATACAACTTACTCTGCCGAAACTTTGATTGTGGATTAGCTGAGTGCTGCCACCATGAGAG TATAAGCTTGTTAGCATACAGTCCAATGGCAATGGGCATACTTTCTGGGAAATATTTTTCTCCTGATGGAGGACCTTCAGATGCAAGAATGAATCTTTTTCGAG GAAGATATAGTGGAGCTGAATCCAGATACAATCTTTCAAATGCCATCTTGAGAGCAGCTGTTGCG GAATACACGAGTATTGCCAGGAAAAACGGTGTCTCTCCTGCATTTCTTGCAATTG CATTTGTGCTGAATCACCCACTTGTTGCGAGTGCTGTCTTTGGAGCAACAAAATTATGGCAGCTTAGGGAGGTCCATAACGCTTCCAAAATTCGTCTTGCTGCAGAAATAACCGCAGAAATCAATGAAGTTCATCGAAGATATAAGAATCCTTGTCCTTGA